AAGCCGCAGgtggacgccatggacgagggcaaggctACGGGCGCCGTCAAGTGGCCCGTCATGAAGATCTATCTCAAGTCTATGGGGCCTTGGTGGTTCTGGATCGTCACGATCGTCGTGTTCAACCTTCAGCAACTCGCAACAGTCGCCACCAACGTGTGGGTGCGAGAGTGGGCCAACAAGtacgtcgaggaggacaCGTCCCGCGTGGCCTTGAGCTCTGCCTCTCACGGATACGGAGTCCAGTCGTTTGCCAAGGGCACGTGGGCTACAGTCTCGCGACTGGGCGGCAACGGGTCTGGACAAGTcacggctgccgtcgcggacgGCCAGGTGCCCTTTTCGACGCCTGCGTATCCCGAAGTCAACCTGGGCTACTATCTGGCGGGGCTGGCCATCATtggcaccgccggcgccctcgccgccttcatcagGGACATCTGGATCTTCTTTGGAtcgctgtcggcgtcgaAGCGCCTTCACGACCGCCTCATGTCCGCCGTGACGCGGGCCAAGTTCAAGTTCTTCGACGTGACGCCGCTCGGCCAGCTGATGAACCGCTTCAGcaaggacctcgaggccgtggaTCAGGAGATTTCACCCGTGGCGATTGGCGTCATGTCGTGTGCGCTGTCTCTGGTGGTCACTGTCGTCTTGATTGCCATTATCACGCCGGGATTTCTTATCGCGGCCGTGTTCATTGCCGGGCTTTTCTACCTGGTGGCGACGTTTTACCTGCGTGCGTCTCGCGATTTGAAGCGTCTCGAGTCGGTGCAACGCAGCCCGCTGTTCCAACAGTTTGGCGAGACGCTCAGCGGCATGACGACAATCCGGGcgtacggcgacgagcggcggtTCATTCGGGACAACCTGCACAAGGTCAACACGCAGAGCCGGCCGTTCATTTACCTGTGGGCGTGTAACAGATGGCTCGCGCTCCGGGCGGACGCCCTGGGCAACACGGTATCGTTtgcggcgggcgtcttcatcatccTGAGCCTGGGCAAggtggacgcgggcgcggcgggcatctcGCTCAGCTACGCCATGAACTTTACCGAGAACATTCTGTGGCTCGTGCGACTGTACGGTATGAACGAGCAAAACATGAACGCCATGGAGCGAGTCAAGGAGTACCTGGACCTGGAgcaggaggcgccgccggtgctcgAGGacagccggccgccggcgtcgtggccggaCAAGGGCAACGTCGAGTTTGTGCAGTACACGACGCGGTACCGCAGCGACCTGGAGCCGGTGCTCAAGAACATTTCGCTCAAGATCAAGGCGCGGGAGAAGGTGGGCATCgtgggacggacgggggcgggcaagagctcgctggcgctggccatCTTCCGggcgctggaggcggagaagggcAAGATTGTGAttgacggcatcgacatTGGGACGATTGGGCTCAGGGACCTGCGCGACAACATCACCATTGTGCCGCAGGACCCGACGCTGTTCATGGGGACGATCCGGACCAACCTGGATCCGTTTGACCAGTACACGGACGAGCAGATGTttgaggcgctgcggcgggtgCAGCTGATCGGACCCGACGAGCCGTCAAcagtgccgccgacgccgacggtggcAGGGGCCCCGGGATCGGTGGGGGGtcggtcgccggcgccgtcggtgaTGACGAACAAGAACGTGTTCCTGGACCTGgggtcggcggtggcggagtCGGGGTCGAACCTGTCgcaggggcagcggcagctgctgtgcctggcgcgggcgatgctgaagaagccgacggtgctggtgatggacgaggcgacggcgtcgatcGACTACAGCACGGACTCGAAGATCCAGGACACGATCCGGGAGATGACGGGGACGGTGATTACGATTGCGCACCGGCTGCAGACGATTGTGGACTACGACaaggtgctggtgctggacaagggcgaggtggtggagtTTGGGCACCCGTGGGAGCTCAtcagcgacgtcgagggctcGTTCCGCAGCATGTGCGAGATGAGCGGAGAGCTCGAGGTGTTgctcaaggcggccaagaagaagtgGGACGAGGGCCAGCTGGTGGACGTGTCGtgagtctgtctgtctgcctccGTGCCTGCCTGGTTGCAGTCTTGTCGGGGAGAGCTGTACTTGTGTatgtgagagagagaggacgTGGTTTACTGTGGCCGTGGCTGCATTGCATACTGCATGGAGCATGATTACACACGCATTGGATTGTTAGAATGGCTCGAGAGAAAAGAATAGCGGAATAATGGACATGCTTCTCCACGGAAGTATTTGCTAGCAGAGTGTAGCGTGTGTTGGAGCGCGCGATGCGTGTGTGTACCaaggtgctgtgctgtgctgtgctgtgctgaCAGCCGAAAGCTCGACCGAGGCGCAGGTCGAACGGTCCGTCTGTCAGTCGGTCGTGCGTGCATTAATGAATGAAGCACAGCCCTCTCTTGCATAGCCCTTGTCGGTTGCAAGGTGTCACATCTGGCGGGTTagaggaggggggtggcgaggcgcaagcaagcaagcataTCTATCAGTCATGTCGCGccatgtctctctctctctcgcgagggacgctcgctcgctccctGCCTCGTCCCTTTTGACTTTGAGTACCTACTTATGTATACTTTGTATATAAGGTATGGAGTACTAACTCGGCCTAAGGTGCAGGTACTAAGCTACGTACctgtgtgagtgtgtgagtgagtgttGGGTACTAAGGCTATGGAGGTTTTCTACGTGCAGTTAGTTTTCATATGTAACTACCTAGTGTGAGTATCGGGAGGCTAACTATGGAGGTGCCAGGTGCGGAGTGTGAGTGTTGGGGGGTTATCATGGAGGCTCTCTCCCTTTTTCCTTTCCTTTTGCCTTGGTGGAGGGAGAGAGCCCAGAGAGTGCggggcaggggggggagaggggcgcTTGCGTGTCgctgaggtggtggtggcgggggaGCGGGGGAGGGACCCCTGGGGCTGAAggatccatggatggatggtgcaGCACTGCAGTCAGTGGTGGCGCGACCAACCAACGGGAGAGACGTACCTATGAATGGATGAAATGCATTTTTAGGCGTCCGCCTCTTACCTTGCACGGACAAGGTAAGCAAGCAAacagctgcctgcctgcctgatTCATGAACGCTGCTCCGCCTCATCGCCCTGCTGTAGGCTTCTCTCGGGAAAAATTCAACACCACCGGTGTGCGACAGACGGGTTCACATCATCTCGCGCGTTGCCTCTTTGCTCTGCTGTTGCTCGTGGGGTGTTTATTTCCGTGTGTAcacaaagtacgaagtacagcaTACCTCTTACTGGCTGGGCCGCCGTCTGAAGCGTttggccgcagcggcagcggcagccggcaGCAACGTcaccagcagctcgccaccaccatcaacgGCAACACCACCATGGGCAAGCCGTCggacggcgagcacgtcccgtcgcccgccaggaAGCCGAGTCATCCACACCTGGGCGAGTCGGCGAGCGCCATCTCGCTCAACACGACGACCCACGAGCGCTACTTTGACGATCCCCCTCCGTCGCacaaccacgacgacgacgagtacgcgtacgccgacgatgacctCCCGCCGCTGTACTCGGACCACGACGACTTTGCGTCCAGCCCCaccgtcaacggcgtcgctggcggtgccggcggcagcagcagaagcaacAACAACCATGGCGTGACGCCCGTCAACCCGCTCgtgccccgcggcggcgagcagctcgtccagcccTTTTGCCAcagccgcgacggcacgaCGACGTACTACATAGACCCGCGGCTCGACTCGGACCCCGTGTTCCTGCTCGACCACATCAcgcggctcgccgccctcccgccgcggccgttTATGCAGCTCCGGGGCACGCAcaaggagcggcggcggcgcagcagcagcagtagcaacGGTAGTAaccatggcggcagcagcagcacggagACGGTCGTCGACTTTGACCTGCGCATCGAGCTCACCCACCTGCTCTACACGGACATCCACACGCAGTCGGCCTGGCGCTCCGTCGTCACGGCCAGCAACTTCGAAAAGGTCCGCCGGGGAaccgtcttcgccgagcGGGCGCCCGGCTTCGGCGGGAGCAGCGggggccgccacgccccgGAGGAGGGCAcgcccgacctcgccgagTGGTGCCGGCGGTACTGCGCCGCGGGGGGTCCagacgggcgcggccggggccTGCGGTGCTTCACGCTGGAGCGGCGCGTCGCGGGCTGGGACTTTGAGgcgctgggccggcggctcgaggagctggcgcgggcgaccAACTACCggggccgcgtcgaggcgtcTTTCCCggtgcgcgacgcccgcgtcgaggtGCACTGTGCGTGCCTGACGAGCCGCTGGCGGCTGACGCGGTGGGTGCGCGCCCTCTTCTACGCGACGCTGCTGTTCCTGCTGGCCTGGCCGTGGCTCAGGCTGCGGACCCGCCGCTGGGAcacccaggccgccgagtgGCGCGCCAGCGAGCCGACGAGCGTGCCCGGCCGCAAGAGGTACGCCGCGGGCATGAGCGAGGAGCGCTGGTACGCGCTGTGGGCGGggccgctgcagcgggcgATGCTGGAGAGGAggcagggcgagctggacgtgggggacctgctgcagggccaggGACAGGGACAACAGGGACAACAGGGACcgaggggtggtggcggcgatgacggcggtgatgggcgAGCAGGCAGGAGCGTGAGgggaggagcgggagcgggagggctcgagggcgtggtGAGGGCCGGGGTGGAGGCCATGGGCGTGGTGAACCGGTCGTTTGGATGGGGAGGGGACTCGTGCTGAGCAAGGAAGCGTGGGCATGAGATGTGGACAGGAGTATCGATATATCTGGAGGTTGAAGCCGAGCCGAGTTTCGCCGCTGGGTGGATGGAAGGGGAGCTACTGACGACGTGACGACTAGTTCTGccttccccccttttttttgtTGTTCTTTTCTCCTGGTGTTTCGGCCCTGCCTGCGTTTACATGTCTGTTCTTGTTTTGTGTATGGGGCGTTGTGGCCTATGCCGgcgttgtgtgtgtgtgtgtgtgtgtgtgtgtgcgtgttgCGTTATATATGAGCCATGGCgactgtctgtctgtctgtctttcTTTCCTTGCCCGCTTGCCCGGTTGATTGGTTTGCCTGTTCTGTCTTGCTTGCTTTCGTTATCACCTTACTTCCCGCTTTGAGAGGGGCAGGGGGTCTCTGTCTGAGTCTTTGTGCTCTTATATGATGTAGCAAGGCACTCACTCCATGCCCTtgtgtgcgcgcgtgcatgcatgcatgcatgcatgccctGCATGGGATGGTCATGTTGGGACGGGTGTTTATACATcgtctggctggcctgccTACGCCGAGTCGTACGTacacctacctacctttaTACCTTTTTGTCTACCCACCTTTTAACGTTATATCACCTCCCCTTGTCTACACATACATATATATTACAaactacttcgtaggtgGGTAGTTGAGAACGTGCGTGcatgccgcctcgcctcgcgcctACATGCCCGTATGTGCCCATGTTTTACGTGCTGTCTATCCGAGTTCTGTCCCGTCTCCAGTCGACGAGGCTAGTGGTTGGTTGACCAAGTACCTACCTGACCTACTGAAGCACTCGTTATGTCTGTCTATATATCTGCCCGCCTGTCTTGAATAATCATTCATGGAACGACACTAGCACTCGTATCTCTGTCCTGCCTGCGCTTATACTTGGTCACATTTGCCTGCCGATGTACAAtatatactgtacctacttcgtatagGCGTACTGCGGAGTGGTGTATAAGTAGCTACTACTCTACCACCACCCCTACTATACTGCTAATAATATTGTTTAAAAAATGCTGGGATGCAACACAAGCGAGCGCCCCATCATGGGAGTGACGTTGGATTTAGTTGACGCTGGTGGAGTGGGCGACCCCtccttgttgttggcggTAGTTATGTCTGCAACTAATAACTCTGCTGCAGTCCAAGAAACCCCACCACAAGGTGCCAGCGCCGGGGAATATGTACGTACCGGGGACTGTCCCgctgccccgccgccgaccgaccgaccactTTGGTCAGCTTCAGCAGGGAACGTCACAACCTCAAAACTTCACTTCACTTCACCCCATCTCACGCCTCTCACCACCACGTCTCGCCCTCACCTCATTTTCACAGCAAACTCGTCTCCTCCCTCTGGCCAAGCCCACGCACTTGCCGGCGACAGCAACAATTTGATTCCCGGAGATTTAGCTGCTGCGGGCAGCTCTCCCTCCCACTTCGCCTCAACTCACTCCACACCACACATCCTGATACCTCTATCATCTGCTTCGCGCGCTGCATCGTTGCTCGAGTACAGGGGGCGGCTTTTCCAGCAGGCAAACCATCGTATGATCCAGTCATATCGATTAAAGAAAGCTGCGCCACGCTCGCTTGCCCACTGTTCTCACTCACGCACCGACCATCTAGTCTTCATATTCTCAAGGCGAGAACCCAGGTGGCTGCCGCCTCGGATACAAGAAGCACGCCATCCAAGCAGGTGCCTTGGAAGAGGCAGTGTCAAGGCTGACCATCGCGCCAAGCATGGAAGAGGTGTCCAACCCGCGCCGTGTTCTGGCCGTGAGCCTGGACAGCCAGGCCGCGCACCTAGGCGCCTTCATCAAAGGTACCAGCGCAGATACCATGTCACTTTCTCTTGCCCTGCTGCATCTCCCTTCTTCAAGTTGCACCTTCAGTGCATGCGCATGGGGCCTATAGACGGCGCGGACTGACATCACCTCTACGCAGAACTCACCGGCAAGGTACCTGAACCCGCCGACCCCGAGTCATCTCTCGCCGGCACCACGCATGACCTGTCCCTTGCCACGCGCTACTACCGCGCCACTGTGCCGGTATGGCTGGACCTCATAGCGGCGGGGACAGCACGCAACGACAAGCAAGGAACAGATGCGACGACCGCACGAGCGGTCGATCCTGTCGCGTCTAGGACCACGGCAGCCGCCGACTGGGCCGCGAGCTTCCTCTCCGACGAGGCGCGAGAGGTGCTCGACGtgctgggcgccgtcgtggtcgtgtTTGCGGTGCCAccgacggaggcgacggcaactagaacagcagcaacacaaGTCACAtccacggcgacggggacgacAAACacaccagcagccgcaggccAAGGATGCAGAACGGTCGGGCGATTTCCCAATGGAACCGACTCGACAAGCCCAGACGCCGCGCAAcaggtcaaggagctggtCCACCACGTTGGCCgcgtgctcggcgacggcctcggtggCTGGGAATGGGACGGTGTGCGCATCGCAATCGGTGTTGGCGGGCCACCGTTGTCCACCagtgacggcgtcgatgaagatcacggcgtggcggccgagtgGGACGAGATatgcgccgaggcgggcatgGAGTATGTCCACTTGCCGTcgtgggcagcggcgtctgCGCCGGGAGGCCGAAACGAGTTTGGGGAGAAGTCGGGTATGGAGCGCGTGCgtgaggccctcgaggccaacgacTGGGAGGGGGACGGCATGGATGAGTTTGGCGCCTTCGAGGGCACTGAcagcgaggtcgacgacaacgcctcGCTGGACCCCGAGAGTCTGGACTTTGGCTTCGACCGAGCCGACTTTGAGGGCCTCAAAAAGGCCATTTGGAGCTCCGGCGTGGAACCCGGCGAGGGCAACTCAACCTCAGACGCCCCGGGTGCGACTGCTGGCAACGCCACCAGCGACGTGCAGACCCAAGACGGCCGCGCGCATACACATTCGCCACCCCAAAAAGGGCAAGATATTGAGGGGGAGGCGCTTGACGAAGATGACGTTGCCAAGGTGGAGCGCATGATGCGCAAACTTCAGGCGGCGCGAGAGGCCGGCCAAGGCATGAACGAAGCGCAGCGCAAAAGGatggccgcgcgcgccgtcgccgaggtcatgCGTGAGCTGTGaccctcgcggccgccgtgag
The genomic region above belongs to Purpureocillium takamizusanense chromosome 5, complete sequence and contains:
- a CDS encoding uncharacterized protein (EggNog:ENOG503P1U1~TransMembrane:2 (o30-49i422-440o)): MNAAPPHRPAVGFSREKFNTTGVRQTGSHHLARCLFALLLLVGCLFPCVHKVRSTAYLLLAGPPSEAFGRSGSGSRQQRHQQLATTINGNTTMGKPSDGEHVPSPARKPSHPHLGESASAISLNTTTHERYFDDPPPSHNHDDDEYAYADDDLPPLYSDHDDFASSPTVNGVAGGAGGSSRSNNNHGVTPVNPLVPRGGEQLVQPFCHSRDGTTTYYIDPRLDSDPVFLLDHITRLAALPPRPFMQLRGTHKERRRRSSSSSNGSNHGGSSSTETVVDFDLRIELTHLLYTDIHTQSAWRSVVTASNFEKVRRGTVFAERAPGFGGSSGGRHAPEEGTPDLAEWCRRYCAAGGPDGRGRGLRCFTLERRVAGWDFEALGRRLEELARATNYRGRVEASFPVRDARVEVHCACLTSRWRLTRWVRALFYATLLFLLAWPWLRLRTRRWDTQAAEWRASEPTSVPGRKRYAAGMSEERWYALWAGPLQRAMLERRQGELDVGDLLQGQGQGQQGQQGPRGGGGDDGGDGRAGRSVRGGAGAGGLEGVVRAGVEAMGVVNRSFGWGGDSC
- a CDS encoding uncharacterized protein (COG:S~EggNog:ENOG503Q6X2) yields the protein MEEVSNPRRVLAVSLDSQAAHLGAFIKELTGKVPEPADPESSLAGTTHDLSLATRYYRATVPVWLDLIAAGTARNDKQGTDATTARAVDPVASRTTAAADWAASFLSDEAREVLDVLGAVVVVFAVPPTEATATRTAATQVTSTATGTTNTPAAAGQGCRTVGRFPNGTDSTSPDAAQQVKELVHHVGRVLGDGLGGWEWDGVRIAIGVGGPPLSTSDGVDEDHGVAAEWDEICAEAGMEYVHLPSWAAASAPGGRNEFGEKSGMERVREALEANDWEGDGMDEFGAFEGTDSEVDDNASLDPESLDFGFDRADFEGLKKAIWSSGVEPGEGNSTSDAPGATAGNATSDVQTQDGRAHTHSPPQKGQDIEGEALDEDDVAKVERMMRKLQAAREAGQGMNEAQRKRMAARAVAEVMREL